The following coding sequences are from one Lolium rigidum isolate FL_2022 chromosome 6, APGP_CSIRO_Lrig_0.1, whole genome shotgun sequence window:
- the LOC124665420 gene encoding AP2-like ethylene-responsive transcription factor PLT1: MAAVNNWLGFSLSQQELPPSGAVSGDVSGADVCFNIPQDWNMRGSELSALVSSEPKLEDFLGGISYSDHHHHQHKATAGNMVVPAGSGNASGASYANSGGSSVGYLYHPSSASLQFADSVMVASSAGVQHNGSGVMENSNGGGIGLSMIKSWLRSQPAPAQQRVEMAAEGAQAAAQGLSLSMNMAAGMPQHLGGERGVLESVSTSTQGGMAARKEDAIGASSTGSGAVVSAGADSTGGSGGTVVELPAARKSADTFGQRTSIYRGVTRHRWTGRYEAHLWDNSCRREGQTRKGRQGGYDKEEKAARAYDLAALKYWGPTTTTNFPVNNYEKELEEMKHMTRQEFVASLRRKSSGFSRGASIYRGVTRHHQHGRWQARIGRVAGNKDLYLGTFSTQEEAAEAYDIAAIKFRGLNAVTNFDMTRYDVKSILDSSALPIGSAAKRLKDAETAAATSASLQQQHAGVVSSYDIGALSAYGAAYHHPSVAAASAWPTIAFQASPLQSSGGQYMYHPYASQAQPLRGWCKPEPDHAVIAAAHSLQELHHLNLGAGAGAHDFFSQHAQAMAMQQHGGLSSIDNTGTSLEHSTGSNSVVYNGTVESNGGGSYMLPTATASHEQAALAHGRVAQAYNNGSMRDQDDGKIAYENFLLGSTEAYGGGRMTSAWTPASAPPATSSSDMSGGCNGAQLFSVWNDTN; encoded by the exons ATGGCTGCTGTGAACAACTGGCTGGGATTCTCCCTCTCTCAGCAAGAGCTCCCGCCCTCCGGCGCCGTCTCCGGTGACGTCTCGGGCGCCGACGTCTGCTTCAATATCCCCCAAG ATTGGAACATGAGGGGATCGGAGCTATCTGCGCTGGTGTCGTCGGAGCCGAAGCTGGAGGACTTCCTCGGCGGCATCTCCTACTccgaccaccaccatcaccagcaCAAGGCCACGGCCGGCAACATGGTCGTTCCCGCAGGTAGCGGCAACGCCAGCGGCGCTAGCTACGCCAACTCCGGCGGCAGTAGCGTCGGCTATCTGTACCACCCCAGCTCCGCCTCTCTCCAGTTCGCTGACTCCGTAATGGTGGCCTCATCCGCCGGCGTCCAGCACAACGGCTCTGGCGTCATGGAGAATAGCAATGGTGGCGGCATAGGGCTGTCCATGATCAAGAGCTGGTTGCGGAGCCAGCCCGCGCCAGCGCAGCAGAGGGTGGAGATGGCGGCCGAGGGCgcgcaggcggcggcgcaggggCTCTCTCTGTCCATGAACATGGCGGCAGGGATGCCGCAACATCTCGGCGGAGAGCGAGGCGTGTTGGAGAGCGTGTCCACGTCGACGCAGGGAGGGATGGCTGCtcggaaggaagacgccatcggtGCCAGCAGCACTGGTTCCGGCGCCGTGGTATCCGCCGGTGCTGATAGCACAGGCGGCAGCGGTGGCACAGTGGTGGAGTTACCGGCAGCGAGGAAGTCGGCCGACACGTTTGGGCAGCGGACCTCGATTTATCGTGGCGTCACCAG ACATAGATGGACCGGGAGATATGAGGCTCACTTGTGGGACAACAGCTGCAGAAGAGAAGGGCAAACTCGCAAGGGTCGTCAAG GTGGCTATGACAAAGAGGAGAAAGCTGCTAGAGCTTATGATTTGGCTGCTCTCAAGTATTGGGGTCCGACGACGACAACAAATTTTCCT GTGAACAACTATGAAAAGGAATTAGAGGAGATGAAGCACATGACAAGGCAGGAGTTTGTGGCATCTCTGCGAAG AAAGAGTAGTGGTTTTTCAAGAGGTGCCTCCATTTACCGCGGAGTAACCAG ACACCACCAACATGGGAGATGGCAAGCAAGGATAGGGAGAGTTGCAGGGAACAAGGATCTCTACTTGGGCACCTTCA GCACACAGGAGGAGGCAGCCGAGGCGTATGACATCGCGGCGATCAAGTTCCGAGGTCTCAACGCCGTCACCAACTTTGACATGACACGCTACGACGTCAAGAGCATCCTGGACAGCAGTGCGCTCCCCATTGGCAGCGCCGCCAAGCGCCTTAAGGACGCAGAGACTGCGGCAGCCACATCGGCGTCCCTCCAGCAGCAGCACGCCGGTGTGGTGAGCAGCTACGACATCGGTGCACTTTCTGCTTACGGAGCAGCCTACCACCACCCTTCTGTGGCCGCCGCCTCAGCGTGGCCGACCATCGCGTTCCAGGCGTCGCCCCTGCAGTCATCCGGCGGACAGTACATGTACCACCCCTACGCCTCCCAGGCGCAGCCGCTGCGCGGGTGGTGCAAGCCAGAGCCGGACCACGCGGTGATTGCGGCCGCGCACAGCCTGCAGGAGCTCCACCACCTTAACCTTGGCGCCGGGGCTGGCGCCCACGACTTCTTCTCGCAGCATGCCCAGGCGATGGCGATGCAGCAGCATGGTGGCCTCAGCAGCATTGACAACACCGGCACCTCGCTTGAGCACAGCACAGGGTCTAACTCCGTCGTCTACAATGGCACCGTCGAGAGCAATGGTGGCGGCAGCTACATGCTGCCAACAGCGACAGCAAGCCACGAGCAGGCAGCGCTAGCCCATGGACGCGTGGCGCAGGCTTATAACAATGGCAGCATGAGAGATCAAGACGACGGCAAGATCGCCTACGAGAACTTCCTCCTGGGCAGCACCGAGGCCTACGGCGGTGGGAGGATGACATCTGCCTGGACTCCGGCCTCGGCCCCACCAGCCACGAGCAGCAGCGACATGAGCGGTGGCTGCAACGGCGCACAGCTCTTCAGCGTCTGGAACGATACTAATTAG
- the LOC124662591 gene encoding extensin-like, with product MKMNIGGRPKGHLWLVLAVLVAIPMLGEAARSLSPPSLSSTYAPTIKVIGKAYCYRCFNEAHPEESHGKEHLEGAMVKVTCQANDQALVGFGYTESNGKYSVAITGLQLSGTFGADSCKVELHAAAGGSDCNVPMELSLSGVSVYSKSNEEVVLQANQVLAFGSKKTFAGCSQPHILPPMHQSNSPPLPYQHSPPPKNFYSSPPPYQQSTPPTNYQPPQISNNHQLPPQGYKYLPPPYYYNSPPPQYQHSPPPNNNIAAPLPYLHSPPPYNYKSPLLPLSPTPPSHYNSPPPFNYGSSPPPYQYSPPLLPKHIQPSVPNLNSSPASVSPQPLYPYSSPPPSLNSYQSPPPPNQLPHAKPLPVSSTSPQPLHHYSSPPPSLLNSYQSPPPPNHLS from the exons ATGAAAATGAACATCGGAGGCCGGCCAAAGGGTCACCTATGGCTGGTCTTAGCTGTGCTGGTTGCCATTCCAATGCTTGGTGAGGCAGCCAGAAGCTTGTCACCACCTTCTCTCTCATCGACATATGCTCCTACCATTAAGGTGATAGGGAAAGCATACTGCTATAGATGCTTCAACGAGGCACACCCAGAAGAATCACATGGGAAGGAGCACCTGGAAG GAGCCATGGTCAAGGTCACTTGTCAGGCCAATGACCAGGCACTAGTGGGATTTGGCTACACAGAAAGCAATGGCAAGTACAGTGTGGCCATTACGGGCTTGCAACTTAGCGGCACCTTTGGGGCTGACTCGTGCAAGGTTGAGCTCCATGCAGCAGCAGGAGGATCTGACTGCAATGTGCCCATGGAGTTAAGTCTCTCTGGTGTTAGTGTTTACTCCAAGTCTAACGAGGAAGTGGTTCTCCAAGCCAACCAAGTACTGGCATTTGGATCAAAGAAGACATTTGCTGGATGTTCACAACCTCACATTCTACCACCGATGCATCAATCTAATTCGCCACCACTCCCATACCAGCATTCACCACCTCCTAAGAACTTCTACTCTTCGCCACCACCCTACCAACAGTCCACACCTCCAACCAATTACCAACCTCCACAGATATCTAACAATCATCAGCTACCTCCACAGGGTTACAAGTATTTACCACCTCCATACTACTACAACTCCCCACCACCGCAATACCAGCATTCACCACCTCCGAACAACAACATAGCAGCACCACTGCCTTACCTGCACTCCCCACCTCCGTACAACTACAAGTCACCTCTTCTACCGTTGTCACCAACACCTCCAAGCCACTATAACTCTCCGCCTCCATTTAACTACGGATCTTCACCCCCACCTTACCAATATTCTCCACCCTTACTTCCAAAGCATATACAGCCAAGTGTTCCCAATTTGAATTCCTCACCAGCATCAGTATCTCCACAGCCTCTTTACCCCTAcagttctccaccaccatctctgAACTCCTACCAATCCCCACCACCACCGAACCAGCTTCCTCATGCGAAACCCCTACCAGTGTCTTCAACATCTCCACAGCCTCTCCACCACTACAGCTCTCCACCACCATCGCTTCTGAACTCGTACCAATCCCCACCACCGCCAAATCATCTGTCGTAA